A single region of the Vagococcus teuberi genome encodes:
- a CDS encoding MurR/RpiR family transcriptional regulator, protein MKEAVDLVMQAKQVDVYISAGNLYFAQNLQFQLQEIGYVIQVPQEDYLQRLYAANSTSDHVALVISYGDRGHTTRAVVDLLVKNQTPIILITSTQSNPLTTFADIKLYMSSVENHYNKLSSFSTRFSLLMVLDLLYAEIFSREYDSNLEYKVANYQKMNGELK, encoded by the coding sequence TTGAAAGAAGCCGTAGATTTAGTAATGCAAGCAAAACAAGTTGATGTTTACATATCAGCTGGTAATTTATATTTTGCACAGAATCTTCAGTTTCAATTACAAGAGATTGGTTATGTGATACAAGTACCACAAGAAGATTATCTCCAACGTTTATATGCAGCTAATAGCACATCAGACCATGTAGCATTAGTGATTTCTTATGGTGATAGAGGACACACGACTCGAGCAGTTGTAGATTTACTAGTGAAAAATCAAACACCGATTATTTTAATCACCTCAACACAATCAAATCCTTTAACCACGTTTGCAGATATTAAATTATATATGAGTTCAGTCGAAAATCATTACAATAAATTATCCTCTTTTTCGACACGTTTTTCTTTATTGATGGTACTTGACTTACTTTATGCTGAAATATTTAGTCGCGAATATGACTCTAATCTAGAGTATAAAGTAGCTAATTATCAGAAAATGAATGGTGAATTGAAATAG
- the tpiA gene encoding triose-phosphate isomerase, with the protein MRKPIIAGNWKMNKTVSEARDFAEAVKNKIPSNDVVDSVIGAPTLFLTDLVDIAKGTDLKIAAQNCYFEDNGAFTGETSPAALEDLGVDYVIIGHSERREYFHETDEDINKKAKAIIAHNMTPIVCCGESLETYEAGKTAEWIKGQITAALEGLTAEQVSNLVIAYEPIWAIGTGKSADATIADDICGVVRQTVADLYSEDVAGKVRIQYGGSVKPENIAEYMAKENVDGALVGGASLQPDSFLALLEALN; encoded by the coding sequence ATGCGTAAACCAATTATTGCAGGAAACTGGAAAATGAATAAAACTGTTTCAGAAGCACGTGACTTTGCTGAAGCAGTAAAAAATAAAATCCCTAGTAACGATGTAGTGGATTCAGTTATTGGCGCACCAACTTTATTCTTAACAGATTTAGTTGACATTGCTAAAGGAACTGATTTAAAAATTGCTGCTCAAAACTGTTACTTTGAAGACAACGGAGCGTTCACTGGTGAAACGTCTCCAGCAGCTCTAGAAGATTTAGGTGTTGACTATGTGATTATTGGTCACTCTGAACGTCGTGAGTATTTCCACGAAACAGATGAAGACATCAATAAAAAAGCTAAAGCAATCATCGCACACAACATGACACCAATCGTTTGTTGTGGTGAATCTTTAGAAACTTATGAAGCAGGTAAAACTGCTGAATGGATTAAAGGGCAAATTACAGCAGCATTAGAAGGTTTAACAGCTGAACAAGTATCTAACTTAGTTATTGCTTATGAACCAATTTGGGCTATTGGGACTGGTAAATCTGCTGACGCAACGATCGCTGATGATATCTGTGGTGTTGTTCGTCAAACAGTTGCAGATCTTTATTCAGAAGACGTAGCTGGAAAAGTTCGTATTCAATATGGTGGATCAGTTAAACCTGAAAATATCGCTGAATACATGGCTAAAGAAAATGTTGACGGAGCACTTGTAGGTGGCGCAAGCTTACAACCTGATTCATTCTTAGCATTATTGGAGGCATTAAACTAA
- the gap gene encoding type I glyceraldehyde-3-phosphate dehydrogenase has protein sequence MTVKVGINGFGRIGRLAFRRIQEVEGLEVVAINDLTDAQMLAHLLKYDTTQGRFNGDVEVHDGFFKVNGKEVKVTANANPAELPWGELGVDIVLECTGFFTSKEKAELHLQAGAKRVVISAPGGNDVPTIVYNTNHEILTGKETVISGASCTTNCLAPMADALNKNFGIVEGLMTTIHAYTGDQMTLDGPHPKGDFRRARAAAENIVPNTTGAAKAIGLVIPELNGKLDGAAQRVPVATGSLTELVTVLDKQVTVEEVNEAMEKAANESYGYTIDPIVSSDIVGMTYGSLFDATQTKVMTVGDKQLVKTVAWYDNEMSYTAQLVRTLQYFASLA, from the coding sequence ATGACAGTTAAAGTAGGTATTAATGGTTTTGGACGTATTGGACGCTTAGCATTCCGTCGTATCCAAGAAGTTGAAGGATTAGAAGTTGTAGCAATCAATGACTTAACAGATGCACAAATGTTGGCTCATTTATTAAAATATGACACAACACAAGGACGTTTCAATGGTGATGTTGAAGTTCATGACGGATTTTTCAAAGTAAACGGAAAAGAAGTTAAAGTAACTGCTAACGCTAACCCAGCTGAATTACCATGGGGTGAATTAGGCGTAGACATCGTTTTAGAATGTACTGGATTCTTTACATCTAAAGAAAAAGCAGAATTACATTTACAAGCTGGTGCTAAACGTGTTGTTATCTCTGCTCCTGGTGGAAATGACGTTCCAACAATCGTTTATAACACTAACCATGAAATTTTAACTGGAAAAGAAACAGTTATTTCTGGCGCTTCATGTACAACAAACTGTCTTGCTCCAATGGCAGATGCTTTAAACAAAAACTTTGGTATTGTTGAAGGATTAATGACAACAATTCACGCTTACACTGGTGACCAAATGACATTAGATGGACCACATCCAAAAGGTGATTTCCGTCGTGCTCGTGCAGCTGCTGAAAACATCGTACCTAACACAACTGGTGCTGCTAAAGCAATCGGTTTAGTTATTCCAGAATTAAATGGAAAATTAGACGGAGCTGCTCAACGTGTTCCTGTTGCAACTGGTTCTTTAACTGAATTAGTAACAGTTTTAGACAAACAAGTTACGGTTGAAGAAGTTAACGAAGCAATGGAAAAAGCTGCTAACGAATCTTACGGTTACACAATCGACCCAATCGTATCTTCTGATATCGTTGGTATGACTTATGGATCATTATTTGATGCAACTCAAACTAAAGTAATGACAGTTGGCGACAAACAGTTAGTTAAAACTGTTGCTTGGTATGATAACGAAATGTCATACACAGCTCAATTAGTTCGTACTTTACAATATTTCGCATCATTAGCTTAA
- a CDS encoding phosphoglycerate kinase translates to MAKRTVEDLDLNGKKVLIRVDFNVPIKDGKITNDNRIVAALPTINYVIEHGGKAILFSHLGRVKTEEDKEGKSLQPVAARLSELLDKPVSFVPETRGAELEKAISEMKDGDVLVVENTRFEDIDGKKESKNDPELGKYWASLGDVFVNDAFGTAHRAHASNVGIASNLPSAAGYLMEKEIKFIGGAVDEPKRPFVAILGGAKVSDKIGVIENLIDKADKILIGGGMTYTFYKAQGKNIGKSICELDKVDLAKELLEKAAGKIILPVDTVCAADFDNDAPTEIHEGNIPDDLEGLDIGPKTIELFTKELQGAKTVVWNGPMGVFELPTFAKGTIGVCEAIANLKDATTIIGGGDSAAAAIQLGFADKFTHISTGGGASLEYLEGKKLPGVESISDK, encoded by the coding sequence ATGGCAAAAAGAACAGTTGAAGATTTAGATTTAAACGGTAAAAAGGTCTTAATACGTGTTGATTTTAATGTTCCAATTAAAGATGGAAAAATTACAAATGATAACCGTATTGTTGCAGCTTTGCCAACAATTAATTATGTTATCGAGCATGGTGGAAAAGCAATTCTTTTCTCTCATTTAGGTCGTGTAAAAACTGAAGAGGACAAAGAAGGTAAATCATTACAACCAGTTGCTGCTCGCCTTTCAGAATTACTAGATAAACCAGTTTCTTTCGTTCCTGAAACTCGTGGAGCTGAGCTTGAAAAAGCTATTAGCGAAATGAAAGATGGAGATGTGTTAGTTGTTGAAAACACTCGTTTTGAAGATATTGATGGCAAAAAAGAAAGCAAAAATGATCCAGAATTAGGTAAATACTGGGCTTCTTTAGGTGATGTATTTGTAAATGACGCGTTTGGTACAGCTCATAGAGCACATGCTTCAAACGTTGGAATTGCATCTAACTTACCTTCAGCTGCAGGTTACTTAATGGAAAAAGAAATCAAATTTATCGGTGGAGCTGTTGACGAACCTAAACGTCCATTCGTGGCAATTTTGGGTGGAGCAAAAGTATCTGATAAAATTGGTGTTATCGAAAACTTAATTGACAAAGCTGATAAAATCCTTATCGGTGGTGGGATGACTTATACATTCTACAAAGCCCAAGGGAAAAACATTGGTAAATCAATTTGTGAATTAGATAAAGTTGATTTAGCTAAAGAATTACTTGAAAAAGCAGCTGGAAAAATTATTTTACCAGTGGATACAGTCTGTGCAGCAGACTTTGATAATGATGCGCCAACTGAAATTCATGAAGGAAATATTCCAGATGACTTAGAAGGATTAGATATTGGTCCAAAAACAATTGAATTATTCACTAAAGAATTACAAGGTGCTAAAACAGTTGTATGGAATGGCCCAATGGGAGTCTTTGAATTACCTACATTTGCTAAAGGTACAATTGGCGTATGTGAAGCTATTGCAAACTTAAAAGATGCTACTACAATTATTGGTGGTGGAGATTCAGCAGCTGCTGCAATCCAATTAGGTTTTGCTGATAAATTTACACATATCTCAACTGGTGGTGGCGCATCACTTGAATACCTTGAAGGTAAAAAATTACCAGGTGTAGAATCTATTTCAGATAAATAA
- the eno gene encoding surface-displayed alpha-enolase — MSIITDIYAREVLDSRGNPTIEVEVYTESGAFGRGMVPSGASTGEHEAVELRDGDKSRYLGKGVLKAVDNVNNIIAEQLIGYDVRDQMGIDRRMIELDGTPNKGKLGANAILGVSIACARAAADYLEVPLYHYLGGFNTKVLPTPMMNIINGGSHSDAPIAFQEFMIVPVGAPTFKEALRWGAEVFHALAKILKSRGLETSVGDEGGFAPRFEGTEDGVETILEAIKAAGFVPGKDIMIGFDCASSEFYENGVYDYTKFEGEGAAKRTAAEQVDYLEELVNKYPIITIEDGMDENDWDGWKLLTERLGEKVQLVGDDLFVTNTEILSRGIEMGVSNSILIKVNQIGTLTETFDAIEMAKEAGFTAVVSHRSGETEDSTISDIAVATNAGQIKTGSLSRTDRIAKYNQLLRIEDQLGEVAEYKGLQSFYNLKNK; from the coding sequence ATGTCAATTATTACAGATATTTATGCTCGCGAAGTCTTAGATTCACGTGGTAACCCAACTATTGAAGTAGAAGTTTATACAGAAAGTGGTGCTTTTGGTCGCGGTATGGTACCTTCTGGTGCTTCAACTGGTGAACACGAAGCTGTTGAATTACGTGATGGAGATAAATCTCGTTATTTAGGTAAAGGTGTTTTAAAAGCTGTTGATAACGTAAATAACATCATCGCAGAACAATTAATTGGATATGACGTAAGAGACCAAATGGGAATTGACCGTCGTATGATCGAATTAGATGGAACTCCAAACAAAGGTAAATTAGGAGCTAACGCTATTTTAGGTGTATCAATTGCATGTGCTCGCGCTGCAGCTGATTACTTAGAAGTACCTTTATACCATTACTTAGGAGGATTTAATACTAAAGTATTACCTACTCCAATGATGAACATCATTAATGGTGGTTCTCACTCTGATGCACCAATCGCTTTCCAAGAATTTATGATTGTCCCTGTAGGAGCTCCTACATTTAAAGAAGCTTTACGTTGGGGTGCTGAAGTATTCCACGCACTAGCTAAAATCTTAAAATCTCGTGGATTAGAAACTTCTGTTGGTGATGAAGGTGGATTTGCACCTCGTTTTGAAGGAACTGAAGACGGTGTTGAAACAATCTTAGAAGCAATTAAAGCTGCTGGATTTGTACCAGGAAAAGACATTATGATTGGATTTGACTGTGCTTCATCAGAATTCTATGAAAATGGCGTATATGACTATACTAAATTTGAAGGCGAAGGTGCTGCAAAACGTACTGCTGCTGAACAAGTAGATTATTTAGAAGAATTAGTTAACAAATACCCAATCATCACTATTGAAGATGGTATGGATGAAAACGACTGGGATGGTTGGAAACTATTGACTGAACGCTTAGGCGAAAAAGTTCAATTAGTTGGTGACGATTTATTCGTTACAAACACTGAAATCCTTTCTCGTGGTATCGAAATGGGCGTAAGTAACTCAATCTTAATCAAAGTTAACCAAATTGGTACATTAACTGAAACATTTGATGCTATCGAAATGGCTAAAGAAGCTGGATTCACAGCTGTTGTATCTCATCGTTCTGGTGAAACAGAAGATTCTACAATCTCTGATATCGCAGTTGCAACTAACGCTGGACAAATCAAAACTGGTTCTCTTTCTCGTACTGACCGTATTGCTAAATACAACCAATTATTACGTATTGAAGACCAATTAGGTGAAGTAGCTGAATACAAAGGTTTACAATCTTTCTACAACTTAAAAAACAAATAA
- the gpmI gene encoding 2,3-bisphosphoglycerate-independent phosphoglycerate mutase — MEKAPVAIIILDGYGKRDEVTGNAVAQANTPNFDRYWNNYPHNTLKASGLDVGLPDGQMGNSEVGHTNIGAGRIVYQSLTRIDKAIEDKEFQTNVALNSGIQHALDNDSALHLFGLLSDGGVHSHQNHLYALLKMAKDNGVKETYVHAFLDGRDVAPTSAYGYMEELLKVMKELDYGKVATVSGRFYAMDRDKRWERVSKAYEAIVDGIGVKATDPLQAIQESYDNEVNDEFLVPVVIEENGKPVGQVKDNDSVIFFNFRPDRAIQLSNAFTDKEWEHFERKNHPENVKFVTMTLYNPSIVAEVAFPPIEMKNVIGEVLSDAGLKQLRIAETEKYPHVTFFMNGGRNEEFPGESRILINSPKVETYDLKPEMSAYEVTDALLADIKADKHDAIILNFANPDMVGHSGILEAAIKAIEAVDECLGKVVDAIIAKGGSAIIFADHGNSETMTTPEGKPHTAHTTVPVPVIVTKAGATLRDGGRLADVAPTMLDLLGIEKPEEMTGESLIK; from the coding sequence ATGGAAAAAGCACCAGTAGCAATTATTATATTAGATGGTTATGGTAAACGTGATGAAGTTACAGGTAATGCTGTTGCACAAGCGAATACACCTAACTTTGATCGTTATTGGAATAACTATCCTCACAACACACTAAAAGCATCTGGTTTAGATGTAGGATTACCTGATGGTCAAATGGGAAACTCTGAAGTTGGACACACTAATATTGGTGCGGGCCGTATAGTTTATCAAAGTTTAACTCGTATCGACAAAGCAATCGAAGACAAAGAGTTTCAAACAAATGTTGCCCTAAATAGTGGGATTCAACATGCGTTAGACAATGATTCTGCGCTTCATTTATTTGGTCTATTATCTGATGGTGGAGTACATAGTCATCAAAACCATTTATATGCCCTGTTAAAAATGGCAAAAGATAACGGCGTAAAAGAAACTTACGTACATGCTTTCTTAGATGGTCGTGACGTAGCCCCAACTTCAGCTTATGGTTATATGGAAGAATTACTTAAAGTCATGAAAGAATTAGATTATGGAAAAGTTGCGACAGTTTCTGGACGTTTCTATGCAATGGATAGAGATAAACGTTGGGAACGTGTGTCAAAAGCTTATGAAGCAATTGTAGATGGTATTGGCGTGAAAGCGACTGATCCATTGCAAGCTATCCAAGAATCTTATGACAATGAAGTAAATGATGAGTTCTTAGTGCCAGTTGTAATCGAAGAAAATGGTAAACCTGTTGGACAAGTAAAAGACAATGACTCTGTTATTTTCTTTAACTTCAGACCAGACCGTGCGATTCAACTATCAAATGCTTTTACTGATAAAGAGTGGGAACATTTTGAACGTAAAAATCATCCCGAAAATGTTAAATTTGTGACAATGACTTTATATAATCCAAGTATTGTAGCAGAAGTGGCATTTCCTCCAATTGAAATGAAAAATGTCATTGGTGAAGTATTATCAGATGCAGGATTAAAACAATTAAGAATTGCTGAAACTGAAAAATACCCACACGTAACATTCTTCATGAACGGTGGACGTAACGAAGAATTTCCAGGAGAAAGTCGTATTTTAATCAACTCACCTAAAGTTGAAACATATGACTTGAAACCTGAAATGAGTGCTTATGAAGTAACAGATGCGTTACTTGCCGATATTAAAGCAGATAAACATGATGCGATTATCTTAAACTTTGCTAACCCTGACATGGTAGGTCATTCAGGTATTTTAGAAGCAGCGATTAAAGCAATTGAAGCTGTGGACGAATGTTTAGGTAAAGTAGTAGATGCAATTATTGCTAAAGGTGGATCTGCTATCATATTTGCCGATCACGGTAACTCAGAAACAATGACAACACCAGAAGGAAAACCACATACAGCTCATACGACTGTACCAGTTCCTGTTATTGTTACAAAAGCTGGCGCAACTCTTAGAGATGGCGGTCGTTTAGCAGATGTGGCTCCTACAATGCTAGATCTTTTAGGTATTGAAAAACCTGAAGAGATGACAGGTGAGTCATTAATTAAATAA
- a CDS encoding sugar-binding transcriptional regulator, with protein sequence MSDDFDIIEQIAPDMIQVIEQRFRILRNIYWNQPVGRRKLSEKVNLTERILRSETEVLKQLRLIEVSKIGMSLTEKGLSLYSDLEIVMAEQTGNRVLEKKLASKLDIERCLITPGDSDVERKVIEKFGELISDILSTRLPDGENIIAVMGGTTMATVSQCMYRLETPERHNIFVPARGGIGETIQTQANSISATMAEQTGGEFKVLYVPEQVSSETYELLLHEPTVQRVLELISKSNVVIHSIGRALHMAKRRNMSASDLAMLSNKGAVAESFGYFFNKDGEVVYKIPRIGLQMKDLQEIPYVIAVAGGKTKAKAIEAYIKNAPKQTWLITDEGAAKQILKEETL encoded by the coding sequence ATGAGCGATGATTTTGATATTATTGAACAGATTGCTCCTGACATGATTCAAGTGATTGAACAACGGTTTCGTATTTTGCGAAATATATATTGGAATCAACCAGTTGGACGCAGAAAATTATCTGAAAAGGTAAATTTAACTGAGAGAATACTTCGAAGTGAAACAGAGGTACTAAAACAACTCAGATTAATCGAGGTCTCTAAAATTGGAATGTCGCTTACTGAAAAAGGATTAAGTCTTTATAGTGATTTAGAAATAGTCATGGCAGAGCAGACGGGCAATCGTGTCCTTGAGAAAAAACTTGCTAGTAAACTTGATATTGAAAGGTGCTTAATAACACCAGGAGATAGTGATGTTGAACGTAAAGTAATAGAAAAATTCGGAGAGTTAATCTCTGATATTCTTTCAACTCGTTTACCAGATGGTGAAAATATTATCGCCGTCATGGGAGGAACGACAATGGCAACAGTGAGCCAATGCATGTACCGACTAGAAACACCAGAAAGACACAATATATTTGTTCCTGCAAGAGGTGGGATTGGCGAAACCATTCAAACTCAAGCAAATTCAATAAGTGCAACTATGGCAGAGCAAACAGGTGGCGAGTTTAAAGTGTTATATGTGCCAGAACAAGTAAGTTCTGAAACGTATGAGTTACTCCTTCATGAGCCGACTGTTCAACGCGTATTAGAGTTGATATCTAAGTCAAACGTTGTGATTCACAGTATTGGACGTGCACTTCATATGGCAAAACGTCGTAACATGAGTGCAAGTGATTTAGCAATGCTTTCTAATAAAGGGGCAGTCGCTGAATCGTTTGGTTACTTCTTTAATAAAGACGGAGAGGTCGTCTATAAAATACCTCGAATCGGTCTTCAAATGAAAGATCTTCAAGAGATACCGTATGTCATTGCAGTTGCTGGCGGGAAAACAAAAGCCAAAGCAATTGAAGCATACATCAAAAATGCTCCTAAACAGACGTGGTTAATCACAGATGAAGGAGCGGCAAAACAGATTTTAAAAGAGGAAACTCTTTAA
- a CDS encoding restriction endonuclease — MSDLIPEFMNVPLLEREDRIMPEVIRCLLSLGGEASKKEVVKELTLTSETIPEDYIEYTRVSKKTGKSYKPFDYQFNFAVRNLEFADFITIPKRGMIKLTDKGQSINLELFNSDEMVRQLSEPVFEANRKKKLAVNNLQDNYENEASKNEEIELDNSPVDTWRELLIEALKVMSPKKFELFCRRLVKQMGVEIDTKIGVQTVADGGLDGFGYITSDEFRTARVAIQAKRWEGTVSSPEIDKFRGSMDKHNAEFGVFITTSSFTKNAIEASRVGTRVITLIDGDTICDLVAKYELEVTPVLTYELNDFYLTED, encoded by the coding sequence ATGAGTGATCTAATACCAGAGTTTATGAATGTGCCATTGTTAGAAAGAGAAGATAGAATCATGCCTGAAGTAATCAGGTGTTTATTATCATTAGGTGGAGAAGCAAGTAAAAAGGAAGTTGTTAAAGAATTAACATTAACATCAGAGACTATACCTGAAGATTATATTGAATATACACGAGTATCTAAAAAAACAGGTAAAAGCTATAAGCCTTTTGATTATCAGTTTAATTTTGCTGTTAGAAATCTTGAATTTGCTGATTTTATAACGATACCTAAAAGGGGCATGATTAAACTTACCGACAAAGGACAGTCGATAAATTTAGAGTTGTTTAATAGTGATGAGATGGTAAGACAATTATCAGAGCCTGTTTTCGAAGCTAATCGGAAGAAAAAATTAGCTGTCAATAATTTACAAGATAATTATGAAAATGAAGCAAGTAAAAATGAAGAAATTGAGTTAGACAATAGCCCTGTTGATACTTGGAGGGAATTATTAATAGAAGCTCTAAAAGTTATGTCACCTAAAAAATTTGAACTGTTTTGTCGAAGATTAGTTAAACAAATGGGTGTTGAGATAGATACTAAGATTGGTGTTCAGACTGTAGCAGATGGAGGACTTGATGGATTTGGTTATATAACATCTGACGAGTTTAGAACAGCTCGTGTGGCTATTCAAGCCAAAAGGTGGGAAGGAACTGTCTCTTCCCCAGAGATTGATAAGTTTAGGGGGTCTATGGATAAGCATAATGCAGAGTTTGGCGTGTTTATTACAACATCTTCATTTACTAAAAATGCCATTGAAGCTTCAAGAGTTGGTACAAGAGTGATTACACTGATTGATGGAGATACAATATGTGATTTGGTAGCGAAATACGAATTAGAAGTCACACCAGTGTTGACATATGAATTGAATGATTTTTATTTAACTGAAGATTAA